Proteins from one Impatiens glandulifera chromosome 2, dImpGla2.1, whole genome shotgun sequence genomic window:
- the LOC124925861 gene encoding probable WRKY transcription factor 3, giving the protein MADKKKGSAPPHPPVRPLIKLPSRSSIENLFTGAPGISPGPMTLVSNFFSDTDPDSDCRSFSQLLAGTSTSPNFPPPQPPPESKFRNTIDGPRPSGLMVSQSPSSSSMFTIPSGLSPGILFDSSAWFSSSSSAQGQFGIPHQQPQALTHSQPQYPSSLLSSSLSNAVLEGRNNNSKDPPLEFVHADQRSQQAAVAAAVTASLIVDKPAEDGYNWRKYGQKNVKGSDYPRSYYKCTHPDCQVKKKVERCQDGQVTEIIYRGKHNHNQPINKRGKDAGNTTNEISDFNRTLAIMDHESSQAISSNSDETSGGRPHEDEPDAKRRNMEMLGADGFATRRTVTEPRIIVQTTSEVDLLDDGYRWRKYGQKVVKGNHNPRSYYKCTSTDCNVRKHVERAATDSKAVITTYEGKHDHEVPAARNSSHNTAITSANSQLRQQQQQGYVADHHNNNIIMRTEHQPVALLRFKEERNN; this is encoded by the exons atGGCTGACAAGAAGAAAGGATCTGCTCCTCCTCATCCTCCTGTTCGTCCCTTGATTAAACTACCATCTCGCAGTTCAATAGAAAATCTCTTCACCGGAGCTCCAGGGATCAGTCCTGGTCCGATGACCCTTGTTTCCAATTTCTTCTCTGACACCGACCCAGATTCAGATTGTCGCTCTTTCTCTCAGTTACTCGCCGGAACCTCTACTTCTCCAAACTTTCCTCCTCCGCAGCCGCCGCCAGAGTCAAAGTTTAGAAATACAATCGACGGACCCAGACCGTCGGGATTGATGGTTTCTCAGTCGCCGTCATCGTCGTCGATGTTCACAATACCTTCCGGTCTAAGTCCTGGAATCTTGTTCGATTCCTCCGCTTggttctcctcctcctcctccgcccAG GGACAATTTGGAATTCCACACCAGCAGCCGCAGGCATTAACACATTCTCAACCCCAATATCCATCTTCcttattatcatcatcattatcaaaTGCAGTATTGGAAGGCCGTAATAATAATTCGAAGGATCCTCCATTAGAATTTGTCCATGCTGATCAGAGATCACAACAGGCAGCAGTAGCAGCAGCAGTAACAGCTTCCTTGATTGTAGATAAGCCTGCTGAAGACGGTTACAATTGGCGTAAATACGGGCAGAAGAATGTGAAGGGAAGTGATTATCCAAGAAGTTATTACAAATGTACACATCCAGATTGTCAAGTGAAGAAAAAGGTGGAAAGATGTCAAGATGGACAAGTAACAGAGATTATATACAGAGGAAAACACAACCATAATCAGCCTATTAATAAACGTGGAAAAGATGCAGGAAATACTACTAACGAGATCTCTGATTTCAACAGAACATTAGCCATCATGGATCACGAGTCTAGTCAAGCTATATCAAGCAATAGCGATGAGACATCCGGTGGCAGACCCCATGAAGATGAGCCCGATGCCAAGAGAAG GAACATGGAAATGTTGGGGGCAGATGGATTTGCTACGCGCAGAACGGTTACAGAACCAAGAATCATCGTGCAGACAACGAGTGAAGTTGATCTCTTGGACGATGGATATAGGTGGAGAAAGTATGGACAGAAAGTAGTGAAaggaaatcacaatccaag GAGTTACTATAAATGTACATCCACTGATTGTAACGTGCGTAAGCATGTTGAAAGGGCAGCAACCGATTCAAAAGCTGTTATAACGACCTACGAAGGTAAACACGATCACGAGGTACCTGCAGCTAGAAACAGCAGCCATAATACTGCAATTACTTCTGCTAATTCCCAGTTAaggcaacaacaacaacagggCTATGTGGCTGATCATcacaacaataatattatcatgAGAACAGAACATCAACCTGTAGCACTTTTACGGTTTAAAGAAGAACGTAACAACTaa
- the LOC124925785 gene encoding protein argonaute 7: MEEEEEKNNNNTEQKEQEEPNKCNPKPTTLAREGRRRTTTTITTNPLLPPPPPYPHNNNYYHHHHHHNSNNNNNNNNGIWLFNHRQNNQYPALLPLPPLHFAFTTPPPPWKFNNRHLPPPATSSHSSPPTPASCNNNNIVDVLPLIGRTNHRASNIITHRHNNCDQYSIKPPLKTTTTVARRPDSGGVQGSLISLLANHFPVQFDPSQPIYHYDLQITPNPTSKDIARIIKTKLVHENSLLLSGAHPAYDGTRNLYSPIEFQHDRLEIFINLPIPTKDQIKHKLFKVNVKLVSKLDGKHLTDYLSKDGDDSAPLPQDYLHALDVVLRESPTEKCIAVGRSLYSSSMGGGVKDIGGGAVGMRGFFQSLRPTQQGLVLNVDFSVTSFHESIGVIPYLQKRVEFLYDLSHRKNRGLNGEERKEVEKALKNIRVFVCHRETVERYRVYSLTEEVTENLWFPDRDGTNLRLVNYFKDHYNYDIQFRYLPCLQISRSKPCYLPMELCMICEGQKFLGKLSDDQTAKILKMGCQRPRERKAIINQVMTDPVGPTSGIQGREFKLHVSREMTRLNGRILQPPRLQLGDGGHIRELTPSRQDRQWNLLESQVFEGTRIDRWALISFGGTPEQRSCVPKFVNQLAQRCEQLGIFLNKNTIVGHHFEPMQVLNNVANLESKLKKIYRSASNNLQLLICVMERKHKGYADFKRIAETSVGVVSQCCLYQNLNKLTSQFLANLGLKINAKVGGCTVSLHNPFTAQVPRIFGVDEPVIFMGADVTHPHPLDDFSPSVAAIVGSINWPSANKYISRMRSQTHRKEIIQDLSTMVSEILNDFLHELKTLPKRIIFFRDGVSETQFYKVLQEELGGIRSACSTFPNYNPPITFAVVQKRHHTRLFPNENKQRNQNLDENIPPGTVVDSVITHPREFDFYLCSHWGVKGTSRPTHYHVLWDENEFSSDELQKLVYHLCFTFARCTKPVSLVPPAYYAHLAAYRGRLYLDRSDPSPFFRKSSISRAAPPKTAPLPKLSENVKKLMFYC; the protein is encoded by the exons atggaggaagaggaggagaagaacaacaacaacacaGAACAGAAGGAGCAAGAGGAGCCCAACAAATGCAATCCTAAACCCACAACTTTAGCTAGGGAAGGTAGAAGAAGGACTACTACTACTATTACTACTAACCcccttcttcctcctcctccacccTATCCCCACAATAACAACTAttatcaccaccaccaccaccataatagtaataataataataataataataatgggaTTTGGCTCTTCAACCACCGCCAAAACAACCAATACCCAGCTCTCCTCCCTCTCCCACCACTGCACTTCGCTTTCACCACTCCTCCACCGCCATGGAAATTCAATAACCGCCACCTCCCACCTCCAGCCACCTCTTCTCATTCCTCTCCACCTACACCAG CGAGCTGTAACAACAACAATATCGTCGACGTCTTGCCATTAATTGGAAGAACAAATCATAGAGCAAGTAATATTATTACTCATCGTCATAATAATTGCGATCAATATTCAATCAAGCCGCCAttaaaaacaacaacaacagtGGCAAGGAGACCAGATTCCGGTGGCGTACAAGGCTCACTTATTTCACTCCTCGCCAATCACTTCCCCGTTCAATTCGATCCTTCACAACCCATCTACCACTATGATCTTCAAATCACACCTAATCCCACTTCCAAAGACATCGCAAGAATCATCAAAACCAAACTCGTTCATGAAAACTCACTTCTCCTCTCCGGAGCTCATCCAGCCTACGACGGAACAAGAAATCTCTACAGCCCAATCGAATTCCAACACGACAGACTCGAAATCTTCATCAACCTCCCTATTCCTACCAAAGATCAGATCAAGCACAAGCTCTTCAAGGTAAACGTCAAGCTCGTGTCCAAGCTCGACGGTAAACACCTAACCGATTACCTTAGCAAAGACGGAGACGATTCCGCCCCTCTCCCTCAGGATTATCTTCACGCGTTGGACGTCGTTCTTAGAGAGAGCCCCACCGAGAAATGCATAGCCGTTGGGAGATCATTATACTCGAGTTCAATGGGCGGCGGCGTTAAGGATATCGGAGGTGGTGCCGTCGGAATGAGAGGCTTCTTTCAAAGTCTTAGACCCACACAACAAGGGCTTGTTCTCAACGTAGATTTCTCCGTCACATCCTTCCACGAGAGCATAGGTGTCATCCCTTATCTGCAGAAGAGGGTCGAGTTCTTATACGACCTTTCTCATAGGAAGAATAGAGGGTTGAATGGAGAAGAGAGGAAAGAAGTGGAGAAAGCTTTGAAGAACATAAGAGTCTTCGTTTGCCATAGGGAAACTGTGGAGAGATATCGCGTTTATAGCCTAACTGAGGAAGTTACTGAGAATCTATGGTTTCCAGATAGAGATGGGACGAATTTGAGGCTGGTGAACTACTTTAAGGATCATTATAACTATGACATACAGTTTAGGTACCTTCCTTGTTTGCAGATTAGTCGGAGTAAGCCATGTTATCTACCCATGGAGCTTTGTATGATCTGCGAAGGTCAAAAGTTTCTTGGCAAGCTCTCCGATGATCAAACCGCCAAGATCCTTAAAATGGGATGCCAAAGACCAAGAGAACGTAAGGCCATTATTAATCAAGTCATGACAGACCCCGTCGGACCAACCag TGGCATTCAGGGAAGAGAATTCAAGCTTCATGTTTCGAGAGAAATGACACGATTGAACGGAAGAATCCTGCAGCCACCGAGGCTGCAACTAGGCGATGGAGGCCACATTAGAGAGTTAACTCCTTCCCGACAAGACAGACAATGGAACCTTCTAGAAAGTCAGGTTTTCGAAGGTACTAGGATTGATCGATGGGCGTTGATAAGTTTCGGCGGTACGCCGGAGCAGAGATCATGCGTCCCGAAGTTCGTAAACCAGCTCGCCCAAAGATGTGAGCAATTAGGAATCTTCCTCAACAAGAACACAATCGTTGGGCATCATTTCGAACCGATGCAAGTACTCAACAACGTAGCGAACCTAGAATCCAAACTGAAGAAAATTTACCGGTCGGCGTCAAACAATCTCCAGCTCTTAATCTGCGTAATGGAGAGAAAACATAAAGGCTACGCGGATTTCAAGAGAATAGCGGAGACGAGCGTGGGTGTGGTTAGCCAATGTTGCTTATACCAAAATCTCAACAAGTTAACTTCTCAATTCCTCGCAAACTTAGGACTCAAGATCAATGCAAAAGTGGGAGGTTGCACGGTTTCTCTTCACAACCCTTTCACGGCTCAAGTTCCACGTATCTTCGGGGTCGACGAGCCCGTAATCTTCATGGGAGCAGACGTGACTCATCCCCATCCTCTCGACGATTTCAGCCCATCTGTAGCTGCAATAGTCGGCAGCATCAATTGGCCATCCGCAAACAAATACATCTCCCGTATGAGATCGCAGACGCATCGGAAAGAGATCATACAAGATCTATCCACGATGGTATCTGAAATCCTAAACGATTTCTTACATGAACTAAAGACGCTCCCGAAAAGAATAATCTTTTTCAGAGACGGAGTGAGCGAGACACAATTCTACAAAGTTCTCCAAGAAGAACTTGGAGGCATAAGGTCGGCTTGTTCTACATTCCCCAACTACAACCCGCCGATCACGTTCGCTGTCGTTCAGAAGAGACACCACACGAGGCTGTTCCCGAACGAGAACAAACAACGGAATCAAAACTTGGACGAAAACATCCCACCGGGGACAGTGGTGGATAGCGTGATAACCCACCCGAGGGAATTCGACTTCTACTTATGCTCGCATTGGGGAGTGAAGGGAACCAGCAGGCCCACTCATTACCATGTTTTATGGGACGAAAACGAATTCAGTTCGGACGAATTGCAGAAGCTTGTTTATCACCTTTGTTTCACGTTTGCAAGATGTACAAAGCCCGTTTCTTTGGTGCCACCTGCTTACTATGCACACCTTGCTGCCTATCGAGGAAGGCTATACCTCGATCGTTCTGATCCTTCACCCTTCTTCAGGAAATCAAGCATTTCCCGGGCTGCACCTCCCAAAACCGCCCCTTTGCCTAAGCTAAGTGAGAATGTTAAGAAGCTCATGTTTTATTGCTGA
- the LOC124926641 gene encoding CSC1-like protein HYP1, producing MLVYALLTSVGINFALCVIFFTLYSILRKQPGNNDVYAPRMVNDQEYRERSHFKLERLLPNPGWVGKVWQDSEDDLLQSSGLDAVVFMRIIVFSLRVFCVAGIIGLFVLLPVNCSGNQLEIIDFANFTNDSLDVFSISNVNNGSNSLWIHFAAVYVVTIFICCLLYHEYGYISAKRVAYFHMSKPQPQQFTILVRGIPVSKRSSVGSSVESFFGEYHPSTYLSYVVVCRTNRIRNLMDEMQNLYKRIIDIRTERTRPKARNGCFCGLLGLLGHKNDHLDHYEKKLENLEDHLRLEQSQNSQKTEVRAAFVSFKSRYGAATALYLQQSTNPTEWITEQAPEPDDVNWPFFSSTFMGRWISKLVVIFACIIFTILFLLPVVLVQGLSNLSQLEAWFPFLEGILSSRTVAEVVTGYLPSLILLLFLKIVPPIMWLFSSVQGYISNSQILRSACEKVVWFTIWNVFFANVLSGSAFSNLYIFLDPKTIPLKLGVLVPQQASFFVAYVVTSGWTSASLELFRMFPFIWSLVTKPCNRRSLDENFQVPDFPYHKDIPRLLLFGLLGITYFFLAPLILPFLLIYFCMAYIVYRNQFINVYAPKFETGGRFWPIVHNAMIFSLVLMHAIAVGIFTVKKLPMAASLVFPLPILTLIFNAYCRKRFLPNFNGYSAESLIKKDREDLKQETGNEMEEFYEKLRTAYEDPAFMPIQYSTVGPHESSSSYDPLLTHEIQG from the exons ATGCTTGTTTATGCTCTCCTAACATCTGTTGGGATCAATTTTGCTCTGTGTGTCATATTCTTTACATTATACTCTATCTTGAGGAAGCAGCCTGGTAATAATGATGTTTATGCTCCACGCATGGTTAATGATCAAGAATATCGAGAAAGGAGTCACTTCAAATTAGAGCGTTTATTGCCTAATCCTGGATGGGTGGGAAAGGTATGGCAGGATTCCGAGGATGATCTTCTACAATCCTCTGGATTGGACGCTGTCGTGTTTATGCGCATCATTGTCTTCAG TTTGAGAGTATTTTGTGTTGCTGGGATCATTGGgctctttgttcttcttccagTGAACTGCTCGGGAAATCAGTTGGAGATTATTGACTTTGCCAATTTCACCAATGACTCCCTCGATGTATTTAGTATCTCGAATGTGAACAATGGTTCAAATAG TTTATGGATTCACTTTGCTGCTGTATATGTTGTTACAATCTTCATCTGTTGCCTTCTTTATCAT GAGTACGGATATATATCTGCAAAGAGAGTTGCTTATTTCCACATGTCCAAACCTCAGCCACAACAGTTCACCATTTTAGTTCGCGGTATCCCTGTTTCTAAAAGAAGCAGTGTAGGTTCCAGTGTGGAGAGCTTCTTTGGAGAATATCACCCATCTACTTATTTGTCCTATGTGGTGGTTTGCCGAACAAACAGAATACGAAATCTCATG GATGAAATGCAAAATCTATACAAAAGGATTATCGACATAAGAACAGAAAGAACACGACCCAAGGCTCGTAATGGATGCTTTTGTGGATTGTTGGGGCTCTTGGGACATAAAAATGACCATTTAGACCATTATGAAAAGAAGTTGGAAAACTTGGAGGACCATCTGAGATTGGAACAATCGCAGAATTCACAGAAAACT GAAGTGAGGGCTGCCTTTGTCTCATTTAAGTCTCGGTATGGTGCTGCAACTGCTCTCTACTTGCAACAATCAACAAACCCGACAGAATGGATAACAGAACAGGCACCGGAGCCTGATGATGTTAATTGGCCTTTCTTTTCGTCTACATTCATGGGAAGATGGATTTCTAAGCTGGTTGTCATATTTGCTTGCATCATTTTCACCatattatttcttcttcctGTGGTACTCGTGCAAGGTCTTAGTAACCTGTCCCAGTTAGAAGCTTGGTTTCCTTTCCTGGAAGGAATTCTATCATC GAGAACTGTTGCTGAAGTGGTGACAGGGTACCTTCCGAGTCTTATTCTTCTGCTATTCCTAAAAATAGTCCCCCCTATAATGTGGCTATTCTCGTCTGTACAAGGTTACATATCTAACAGCCAGATTTTGAGAAGCGCTTGTGAAAAGGTTGTCTGGTTTACCATATGGAACGTCTTTTTTGCAAATGTTCTGTCTGGAAGTGCCTTTAGCAATCTTTACATCTTCTTGGACCCCAAAACCATCCCTCTGAAGCTGGGTGTCCTTGTTCCTCAACAG GCTTCTTTCTTTGTCGCTTATGTTGTTACATCGGGATGGACAAGTGCTTCACTAGAACTATTCCGTATGTTCCCTTTCATTTGGAGTCTAGTAACAAAACCGTGCAATAGAAGGAGTTTGGACGAAAATTTTCAAGTCCCGGATTTTCCATATCATAAGGACATCCCAAGGCTTCTACTGTTTGGATTGCTGGGCATTACCTATTTCTTCCTGGCTCCTCTTATTCTTCCCTTCCTCTTGATCTACTTCTGCATGGCTTACATTGTTTATCGTAACCAG TTCATAAATGTGTATGCTCCAAAGTTTGAGACAGGAGGGAGATTTTGGCCAATAGTTCATAATGCGATGATATTCTCACTAGTGCTTATGCATGCCATTGCTGTGGGGATATTTACAGTTAAGAAACTTCCAATGGCAGCAAGTTTGGTTTTCCCTCTTCCCATCTTAACCCTGATCTTCAATGCATATTGCCGTAAACGTTTTCTACCCAATTTCAATGGCTACTCAGCTGAG AGTTTGATAAAGAAGGATAGAGAAGACTTGAAGCAGGAGACTGGTAATGAAATGGAGGAGTTTTATGAGAAGCTGAGGACTGCTTATGAAGACCCGGCTTTCATGCCAATTCAATACTCAACAGTAGGCCCCCACGAAAGCAGTTCTAGTTATGATCCTCTCCTTACTCATGAAATCCaaggttga